In Euryarchaeota archaeon, one DNA window encodes the following:
- a CDS encoding DsbA family protein: MDKMTPPESGAEIATPSQWALGYLKEMNDDPEPVPRGKVRVELLTDPWSIWCWGFEPVRRTIELRYPGIEFRSVVGGMFESMPDPKVVGFDIERFFATVQRTTGMPIRLDAVRTDRPESTYPACIFTHAVRLLSPGAEAQYLRALREAAYLDGRNISRAQVGLEVAESIGIDAAAFTEAMESGEPTREFEERVRRFQASGLESYPTIMVRSGDKTGNIVGFQSLPALLSTLETFAGKLLVAREAPRLPDFIGETERIATREVAEVLGTSIEEAYEMLRDLEDAGELHSERHPTGDVWERQ, encoded by the coding sequence GTGGATAAGATGACGCCTCCGGAAAGTGGCGCCGAGATCGCGACACCCAGCCAGTGGGCGCTCGGGTACTTGAAGGAGATGAACGACGACCCCGAGCCCGTGCCGCGGGGAAAAGTCCGGGTCGAACTCCTGACCGACCCGTGGAGCATCTGGTGCTGGGGTTTCGAACCCGTCCGGCGCACGATCGAACTCCGTTACCCCGGGATAGAATTCCGCTCGGTCGTCGGCGGCATGTTCGAATCCATGCCGGACCCCAAGGTGGTGGGCTTCGACATAGAACGATTCTTTGCGACGGTGCAGCGCACGACCGGCATGCCCATCCGCCTCGACGCGGTCCGCACCGATCGGCCCGAGAGCACGTATCCGGCATGCATCTTCACCCACGCGGTCCGCCTCTTGTCGCCCGGGGCGGAAGCACAATACCTCCGGGCGCTACGCGAGGCAGCTTATCTGGACGGGCGCAACATCTCACGTGCCCAAGTGGGGCTCGAGGTCGCCGAATCAATCGGCATCGATGCCGCGGCCTTCACGGAGGCGATGGAGTCCGGGGAGCCCACTCGCGAATTCGAAGAGCGGGTCCGCCGCTTCCAGGCAAGCGGGCTCGAATCGTATCCGACCATCATGGTGCGTAGCGGTGACAAGACGGGCAACATCGTGGGTTTCCAGAGTCTTCCGGCGCTCCTTTCGACTCTTGAGACCTTCGCCGGCAAGCTACTCGTCGCGCGCGAGGCACCCCGGTTGCCGGATTTCATCGGTGAGACCGAGCGGATAGCGACCCGCGAAGTCGCAGAGGTCCTCGGCACAAGCATCGAAGAGGCCTACGAGATGCTTCGCGACCTGGAGGACGCCGGGGAACTGCATTCGGAACGCCACCCCACCGGCGACGTATGGGAACGTCAATGA
- a CDS encoding DinB family protein, producing the protein MAISVHRMLAFSDALQDKWWPAMRAAPAELLVSPVDFSFMTPLGIMTHIANIENYYNDALEGEKMMVARHSTKEWGELVPVEAYWRAARSRTHKNVDGLSETDLLRQIPIEVEGFAKKDFTVQDLVFTIFTHEQWHRGEVLAAFWSKNVEPPKVDYPRYATPLGRPAMG; encoded by the coding sequence ATGGCCATATCCGTCCACCGGATGCTCGCCTTCTCGGACGCCTTGCAGGACAAGTGGTGGCCCGCCATGAGAGCGGCCCCCGCCGAACTCCTCGTAAGCCCCGTGGATTTCTCGTTCATGACGCCGCTTGGCATCATGACGCACATCGCGAACATCGAGAACTACTACAACGACGCGTTGGAGGGTGAGAAGATGATGGTCGCCCGCCACTCGACCAAAGAGTGGGGGGAACTCGTGCCCGTCGAGGCGTACTGGCGCGCGGCCCGCTCGCGCACCCACAAGAACGTTGACGGGCTCTCGGAAACCGACCTCCTGCGACAGATACCCATCGAAGTCGAGGGGTTCGCGAAGAAGGACTTCACGGTACAGGATTTGGTCTTCACCATCTTCACCCACGAACAGTGGCACCGGGGCGAGGTGCTAGCGGCGTTCTGGTCGAAGAACGTGGAACCGCCGAAGGTCGACTACCCGCGCTACGCGACCCCGTTGGGTAGACCCGCCATGGGATAG
- a CDS encoding HU family DNA-binding protein, which yields MAKTAKISDLAEYVSKKTGMKPRDAREGIKTTFDGIAALLKKNDRVSITGIGIFAKTVKPAQKGGQKAINPFTKEPYVTKSKPAQTKVKFRPGKGFKQGFGGK from the coding sequence ATGGCAAAAACAGCGAAGATCTCAGACCTTGCAGAATACGTGTCGAAGAAGACCGGAATGAAGCCCCGCGACGCGCGCGAAGGCATCAAGACCACGTTCGACGGCATCGCGGCCCTCTTGAAGAAGAACGACCGCGTGTCCATCACGGGCATCGGCATCTTCGCGAAGACCGTGAAGCCCGCCCAGAAGGGAGGCCAGAAGGCCATCAACCCCTTCACGAAGGAACCCTACGTGACGAAGTCGAAGCCCGCACAGACGAAGGTCAAGTTCAGGCCCGGGAAAGGTTTCAAGCAGGGCTTCGGCGGCAAGTAA
- a CDS encoding fibronectin type III domain-containing protein, which yields MAVSPRLVLFVVALLLVPLAPSVPATGGCPEGAPVNDCFDAPIDHFGMPLYGDNAGATTEPGEPAPCGNAGKTLWFRAEPISEGQMHVQLDAQWYATLAVYTGAAVDSLSLLTCATSWEDEGIHSPEVWFDCTIGETYRIQVGGMDASTIDFALYAGGCALEPTVPTEPRWSGAFTPVGGNRNISMSWVGPWWDGGDTVNLTHYNVYRAPTCAGAFSLIGSPVNRGYRDDGLEPASTWCYRLTAVNSVGESEPTTSRSATVWDYSRPPASIIVAPCGDGELKVTWSASPDQIPSKPPFLGYSVYGAEAAEGPFALIGSTATSTTNLTEGGLGQGVTRFYRVTSLTVVGEGAASAVASSTTWLPPGPPRDVIARFSAVGIPPLGVTVSWSPPVYAPGLTGYEIYRASSGMAQGQLVGLTAPDDTSFTDGGRGPFLTYYYFVKAVNPAGRSGESTRSCIVVPFETASARCE from the coding sequence ATGGCGGTCTCCCCCCGACTCGTCCTCTTCGTCGTCGCCTTGCTTCTCGTCCCGCTCGCGCCAAGCGTGCCTGCGACCGGCGGTTGCCCCGAAGGCGCACCGGTGAACGATTGCTTCGACGCACCCATAGACCACTTCGGCATGCCCCTTTACGGCGACAACGCGGGGGCGACCACCGAACCGGGGGAGCCGGCCCCGTGCGGAAACGCCGGAAAGACCCTGTGGTTCCGGGCCGAACCGATCTCCGAAGGCCAGATGCATGTCCAACTCGACGCGCAATGGTACGCGACGCTCGCCGTCTACACGGGCGCCGCCGTCGATTCCCTTTCACTTCTCACCTGCGCCACGTCCTGGGAGGACGAAGGAATCCACTCGCCCGAGGTCTGGTTCGACTGCACTATCGGAGAGACCTATCGGATCCAAGTGGGCGGGATGGACGCCTCCACGATCGACTTCGCGCTCTACGCGGGTGGATGCGCCTTGGAGCCCACGGTGCCGACGGAACCTCGCTGGAGCGGTGCTTTCACGCCCGTCGGCGGCAACCGCAACATCAGCATGAGTTGGGTCGGGCCCTGGTGGGACGGAGGCGACACGGTGAACCTCACGCACTACAACGTCTACCGGGCACCCACCTGTGCGGGCGCGTTCTCGCTAATCGGCAGCCCCGTGAACCGGGGCTATCGTGACGATGGACTCGAGCCGGCCTCGACGTGGTGTTACAGGTTGACGGCGGTCAACTCTGTCGGCGAGAGCGAGCCGACCACGAGCCGCTCCGCGACCGTCTGGGACTATTCGCGTCCCCCGGCGAGCATCATTGTCGCTCCATGCGGTGACGGCGAATTGAAGGTGACCTGGAGCGCGTCACCGGACCAGATTCCCTCGAAGCCCCCCTTCCTCGGCTACAGCGTCTACGGCGCTGAAGCGGCCGAGGGACCCTTTGCACTTATCGGATCGACGGCCACCAGCACCACGAATCTCACTGAAGGCGGCCTCGGGCAAGGCGTCACGCGTTTCTATCGCGTCACCTCGTTGACCGTCGTCGGCGAGGGGGCCGCGAGCGCAGTCGCAAGCTCCACGACGTGGCTTCCGCCGGGGCCACCGCGCGACGTCATCGCCCGCTTCTCCGCAGTAGGGATTCCGCCGCTCGGCGTCACGGTATCATGGTCGCCACCCGTTTACGCCCCTGGACTCACGGGTTACGAGATCTATCGTGCGTCAAGCGGTATGGCGCAAGGCCAACTGGTGGGGCTAACCGCCCCGGACGACACGTCGTTCACCGATGGAGGCCGCGGCCCCTTCCTCACATACTACTACTTCGTGAAGGCGGTGAATCCCGCGGGAAGGAGCGGTGAGTCGACGAGATCCTGCATCGTCGTCCCCTTCGAGACGGCGTCCGCGCGTTGCGAGTAG